TCATCAGAAATAACAAGAGAGATAGAAAACTAGCTAGCATTTCTTTAAGAAGCCTTGGTTTGTGAAACAGGAAGGAAAGATATACTTGTATTACTaagcagttaaagaagatgaCAGGGAACTTAGCTCATCTCACTCTTGCCTTTGGCCTTCTTGGTATATACTTCCTGAATAATTTATTGCTTGTGTTTTCCCGCCAATTTATGTATATTTTCATGCATGAATGTGCTCCTAGCTAACATTTTTGTTTACAACATTTTCAGGAAATATTGTCTCCTTTATGGTATTTCTTGCACCAATGTAAGAATCTTTATGTTTCTTCCCATTCTATTTCATCTTTTTACATGAAATATCACCTAACCTTCCAACGAACTTTCATAAAATCACAGACCAACGTTTTATAAAGTCTACAAGAAgaaatcaactgagggctttcaATCAGCCCCTTATGTGGTGGGCTTATTCAGTGCCATGCTTTGGATATACTATGCAATGCTTAAGAGCAATGTTCTGCTTCTCATCACCATTAACACGTTTGGTATTGTCATTGAAACCGTCTACATTGTATTCTTCCTCTTCTATGCACCAAAGAAGGCTAGGGTATGTTTTATTCCTATGAAATTTAATGATCATGTATATCTATCATTGAAGAAGATTAATCTAACAAAAAATAAATTGGTCATGCAGATGGAGAGTTTGAAGCTAATAATATTGCTAATTTTTGTTGGTTTTGGATTGATTGTTGTCTTGACTCAATTCCTTGCAAGTGGAGTCACCCGCGGTGTGATAGTTGGATGGATTTGCCTTGTGTTCTCATTATGTGTTTTTGTCGCACCTCTGGGTGTTCTGGTAAGTGTGTATGATTTGTTACTATGATTTTTTTTCCATTTAATATGACTTTAGTTTATTTTCTAATGTATCATGCATGCTTACTTAATATATATCGACCTTATTTTGCAGCGACAAGTGATTAAAACAAAAAGTGTAGAGTACATGCCTATTCTACTATCGGTAGCACTCACCCTCAGCGCAGTTATGTGGTTCTTTTACGGCCTACTTCTTCACGACTTCAATATTGCGGTATGAAACATAGCATACAACACAACTCTCTGATCATTTTCCGTAATATGTGACCTGtattttatattataatttatTGATTTTCTTGATTACTTTTTTTGAAGGTTCCCAACGTTCTTGGATTCACTTTTGGTATCATTCAAATCATACTATACTTCATGTACAAAAACAAGAAGCCTATTATCGACGAAAAAATATCCAAATTTGAAGCGAAAATCACCGAAATGGAGGAGCAAAAAGTTCCAGGACAAGATCAGAAAAGTATTGATGTTGTTAAGCTAGAAGCTTTGTTGCACACTGAAATTCTTCCGGCTGTTGCAAAAAACCCTAGTAACTTTGATCAAGTAGCTCTTGAAGCTCAAGCTCTCGGAAATATGCCAACTCACACGATTAAAGTCGGTGCATGAAACTAGACTGATTGATTTTACTTCCAAGTAAAACAAAATCAAAATGGAGGATGTGCCTAGAAGAATGATAAAAGtttcacttctgaaagagaaTTTTCCACATCTTCTAAGTAATGTTAAGCTGCGTGTGTTTTAATCTTTTGTATTCAAAGCTTACCGTCTCTACAAATATGTACACTTTTCCTTTCATTTGTAATATTGAAGCCATTGTGATAGACTAGCTAACGtttcagaaaataaaaacatTCGCCACTTTTTGAAAATATCTTATTAGCAACCACCTCGTAAATTGCTTGACAATAAGTTTTACCCAATAAAAACATTCGCCACTTTGTGAATGCTCTAAGTTGGAAAGTCAATGACCAAAAAATATTGATCAATGTGAGAGTAATTCTTTAAAACCCAAGATATCAAAAGTAAAGTAACAAAGTATTCTTGGGCTTTTTCTTGCAATGGGCGGAATTAAATTCCAGCCCAACTTTTCAATCTTTTGGCCTTAGTGTACGAGACTTTAAAACCCAAGATATCAAAAATAAAGTAACAAAGTATCTAACTTACATGAACCCGGCCTTCAATTTAAAACCCAAGATATCAAAAATAAAGTAACACCCTCCAGGGATTAGTGTGGTCTTTAATTAAGTTGGAAAGCATCAATCTAAGTTTCTAGACAAAAATACTTATGTTATAAAAACTGTTGTTCCCGATTCGGAGGGTCGAATACTAAACCAAATCCTTGTCTATAACAAAGACTGTCATGGGTGCGGAATCCCCGAGACTATGCCAAATCAAACACATAACGTAAATAACACGATATAACCAATGAAACACAATCGATTGATTAACGGGATGAGAACAAATATCAAACTGATACACACACGGTTTGACTGAAACTCTAAGGGTATGGTCTCAAACAGAGACCACATTGCGTTTATATAGCAGACCAGGCCCCACAAGTGACGAATCATTAATTGGGCTCGCCGAAACAACAAGTGGGCCTGACGAAACTCTACAGTCGACGAAACTCTAGGAGTTTCGTCACTGTTCATGGCGAAACCTTCAATCTTGACAATCTGGGAGTTTCGTCGACATGATCTCGACGAAACCTGGGGGTTTCGTCGAAGACTGCATTCTGCACATGTGCTGCAAACTCTTTTGACAGTTTGCAGCAAAATAATACAAACACAAACATACCATAACATAaacatgcaacatgcattgttcattTGACATACATAACAAACTGAGACAAACTAGTCGGACACAAgtaggataggaggatatccgacttggtcgacggcGAATTACAGACTCGATAATTATAAAAAGACCGTACTAAAAACATCGTTAACAAAGACAAGTGACAGACACAAAataatgcaccaacaaactctcCCTTGTCTGTTACTGTCTTCGGTCTTCGATCTTCCGTCTTCAGTGTTTCAGCGTCTAGGTGCTTCCTGCATGAATTCCTCGGTAAAGCAGTAACAAGCGACGTGTTGAAATTTAAGCGCTTGATGAGCGTCATTGTCTTCATAGAGAATATCATGCCGAAATAGCTTGCTGATGTCGTTCGCGGACATGTTAACGCTCCTCATCGGATCCAACATCCGAAAATTCTCACGGTCACCATTAAACACAGTCACTGCCTCATGCGTATCCGGATCGTAGCACCCTAACCTCATATCATTGAGAAAGTTCTGCTTCATCGGCATCAATGGGATCTTGTCCATAACCTTCGTGGGCTGATACACCAGCTTGTAACGTGCCGTGTTTGTTGTTGGATCTAAAGTGAACTTAATCTGCTGATATATGGGAAACTGAGGCTTATACGACTCATCTTTCCAGCATGACCTTTTGTTAAACTTTATCTTACGCTCGAACAATGTAGCTCCTTCGAATTTTGCACGATTAACAAGCTCAAGCTTCGTCAAAGATGCAACGTCGTAAAATGGTAAAGACAGTATACTCAGCAATGATCGGAAATATTGAATACCGAATGCCCGTTTGATGGCGACGCAATGTATTTCCTTTACGAACATCCAACAGAGAATTCTTCCATGCGGCTTCACTCTCTCAAACTGTAGGAAATCAACCTGTGCTTCCGGTGGTGTAGGCTTTTCAACTCTAGACAAGAACCGTTTCCTCCATTCTTCGAATGAATCGGTCGGATTATCAGAAGGTGTCCGATTCTTCAATTGTTCATCAATCTCTTCTTGATTCTCTTTCATCCATTCTTCGTCAAATGGATTAAACTTTGTTCCGTTGGCACGAACATAAGTTGATTTGTTAGATTCGCCTTCAAATACGCTCTCTTCAATGTTTTCAGCATTTTCGGTCTCTGGTTCGATCGGCATTTTCTCAATTTTAGCATCATCAACGTCTTTCATCGCATTCAAAGCCAACAACTGCTCATGCGACATATTAGAGACAATCTCTCCTTCTTTAAGTAATTCTCCAGTAATCGGATGTACAACCTACAATGCGAGATCAGCAGTGCTAGGAACAGAAGAAGTACCAAGCAAAGATTCAATATGTTTTATTTCTTCAACTGTTCCACTGGAGGTTCCTTGCGCAGATTCAATCTATGAAGGCTTGTAGACCACGAGTTGAGAGGATGTAGTCGCAGGCGGTTGTTCCTGAAGTGGCAGATGGATCGGGATTCCCTTGATCTTCAGGATCATCATCCTTTTTCTTCAACACTTCTTGTTGCTTGCAACGATCATTCCACAGAATATTGACCCGCTTTCTAACAATCTCTGAGCTTTCAGTTATCTTCTTGACCCCATCGACTATCGTCGTGTTTCGAGAATCGTACCACTCTTTCATAAAATCATGTCTTTCTTTGAGGTTCTCGGCCAACTGTTGAAGCTTAGAGCTGCTTTCTTTCATGCGATTCATTTCTATTCCGCGAGCATTATCCGCCGCACACATCTGTAGCAATTGATGCTCTCTTACCTCGTCTGCAGCCTTCAAACTAGCATTCTCTGCCTTCATCTATTTCAGTTTGCTGACGAGTGATTTCTGTTGCTTGTCGTCCAACAGTGGCATTCAACTTGTTAATTTCCAACTGTTGCCTGATCGAGTCAGCTCTTGTGGCGCTTAACACATCCGATTGCCTATTAATCTGACCTGCAGCAGCTTGAAGTTGAGAAAATAGGAAATCTATCTTCTCATCCTGCTGCATCTGTTCAAATCTACTTTGTCTGCGTTCTGCGACCGGTTGCGAGGTCGTAGCACGAATAGTTGAAGCAATGGAGCGAGAAGGTGCTTGAAGAGTCACTACAGGAGTTTCAGGTGTTGAACTCACTGTCCGAGTTGGTTCTGTAGACCTCGGAGGAGACGACAACATTGTAGAAGCTTCTTCAACTGTGAATCCAAGGTTTGGATCCATTGCAGCTTCCTGTATAGGCTCTTGAGGAACAGAATGCTGTGCAGATGAATAACCAATGTTCTTGTTCGCTTTCTTCTTGCGTTTGATAGCCGTTTCCTTTTTCTTTAATCGTTCCGCTTCATTATCCGAAGGAACGTATTCAGGGCCATCTTCTTGTCTGATCTTCCTGAACCTTTTCACACCGCGTTCATCATAATAAACTTCGTATCCGGGCTCAGGAGGATTGTCATCCGACTCGGAACTCTCCTCGTCACCACCAGCTGAAGTG
This is a stretch of genomic DNA from Helianthus annuus cultivar XRQ/B chromosome 16, HanXRQr2.0-SUNRISE, whole genome shotgun sequence. It encodes these proteins:
- the LOC110916943 gene encoding bidirectional sugar transporter SWEET14 — its product is MTGNLAHLTLAFGLLGNIVSFMVFLAPIPTFYKVYKKKSTEGFQSAPYVVGLFSAMLWIYYAMLKSNVLLLITINTFGIVIETVYIVFFLFYAPKKARMESLKLIILLIFVGFGLIVVLTQFLASGVTRGVIVGWICLVFSLCVFVAPLGVLRQVIKTKSVEYMPILLSVALTLSAVMWFFYGLLLHDFNIAVPNVLGFTFGIIQIILYFMYKNKKPIIDEKISKFEAKITEMEEQKVPGQDQKSIDVVKLEALLHTEILPAVAKNPSNFDQVALEAQALGNMPTHTIKVGA